The Chthonomonas sp. genomic sequence GTCAGTGCGATCTGGGAGACACATTTCGGGGGCCGCTTGAGATCCACTGCCCCGTGCTCGTGCGAACCGGCGAGATGGACGGATTCACTCCTCAGCAGAACATCGCCGACTCGGGCGTCCAAGTCGAGTCGGCACAATATGTCCACTTGCCGGGGGCTGCTCACAACGATCTGCTGAGCGACCCCGAAGCGGCGGCGCAGATCAACGCGTTCTTGGACGCCTGAGCCGCACTGCGATCGCAAGCACACCCATCGTCAGCGGTATGATCGCCGCTGGCTCTGGGACCGCCGAGACATGCCACTGCATCTCCCAATTCGTGGATGCGCCCAACTGATTGACCCAGTATGTGTAGTCACCCGCTGGGAGCGGCGTGGTAAATCCAATCGCCCCAAATCCCGTCGCCATGGCTGGCAGGAGGTCGTTCCCCACTGAGACCCCTCCAGGGCCGAAGTGCGCGTAGCCCAATAGCGCCGACGGATCGGGCGCGTTCGGATCAACAGTCATCGTCGTGCCTTTCTGGAATCCGATGAACGCGCGCATATCATTCGACACATAGTCCGACAGTATCAGTTTGTCCAGTTGGCATCCCACCGGTACCTTGAGCGAAAAATACTCTCGGTCGCCGTTCGACGTCGTGGCTTGGATTACGTTCACTCCTCCAGCCAGGGTCAGTGCGGTGGGGCTAAGTCGATTGTTAGAAAGGTCTCCATTCACAGATTCCTTCCAAAGGATGAGCGCGTGGCTCGAAGTGGTCAATCCGAAAGCAGCAATAGAGCAAAGCAAAGTAAACAGTCGCATGAACATGTCCTCCACCGAATATCCTACAATGGAATTCGTGCTTGGCAGGTAGTTTTTGTAGACTCAGAGTTGCGATCCTACTGAGTTCTTTTCCGCTCATAGACCGCGAGGGCGCGTACCGCACTGGCCTGGTAGAGCAGACGATACGGACCCGAGGTGGGCGCTTCGCCCCACATCTTGCCGAACATCCAGTCGCCGTTCCGTCCGCGGAGGAGAGCTCGAACCGCTGACGCCTGCTGCACCCGAGTGAGCTTGAGATTCTCGAAGAGCAGGTGGGCAAACGGCATTTCGTCGCCGATCGAACCGTCCTGCTTGATCCAGTGCTTGATGGCCGCACGCTCCATTTGGCGCTGCTCGGTACCATAACGCGGCTCTTTGGTGATCCTCGCGAGCTCGCGCGCGGTGCGGATCATGAGGGCCGTGTTGTAGGACCACTTGGTGCGCTCTACGGTCCCGTCCGTGGTGATGTGATCCCACATTAGGTGGTCCTTCGGATCCATCAGCTTCTGTCTCGTCCACTCATACAGTTGCGTTGCCTGCGCCAGGTATCGCTCTTCCTTTGCGTGGGCGTATATTGCGAGGCACGCCGCCGCGGTCGGGGCGGTCGAGCAAGTGTTCTTGGAACTGTGCTCCCTTTGTCGCCACCAAACACCTCCACCCAGGGTTTGGTCGTGCCCGCTCAGGCAGAAGTCAAGTGCCGCCTGTGCCCGTTCGAGGAGCGCAGGGTCCTTGAGGAGTTCGAACGACTCAACCAATGCCAGGACCATCCACGCGTTGTCGTCGTAGTACTTGTCGTCCGGGAAGGGAGGCCCAGGCTGTACGTCGAACCCGGGCTGGTTCCAGTACTTCTCGACCATCGCGAGGTCCCCCTTCAGCTTGGCGATGAACTTCGGGTTGTTGACTGCGAGCGCGTTGGAGGCCGAGAGCGCAACACCCAGGCCCCAGTTGAAGGTCGGCTGGGCCTGATCGCTGCTTTCCCGCAAGAAGCCAGTCTGCGCAATGCGGAACTGGCTCTCCAGCGCAGCGTAGGCAGTCTCTGCATCAGAACGTACGATCGGAGCGGATAGAAGCATCAACAGTCCTAGCATGGCGGTTTCAGGGGTCCTGTTCTCGGTTGGACGGTAACTACAAAACCAAATGGGGCAACGTTTTAGGTTTCATTCTGGCACTACACCAGCCCAACAGTTTCCGCGCCATGATGCATGCGTTTATGAGCCAGTTTGGCGGCACTAGATGCAAGTTTGTCGAACCCTTGCATGTGGCGTCGAAAGCCCCGCACCCGGGTCTCGAAGCGTGACGCACTCAATCCCATCGCAGGCTCATTACAAGTTAACTGGCCCTCATAAACAATGACTCATTAATGACCTCATTTGGCATCCGTAACTTTACGTAAATGTATAGATGACTCTGATAATGGTTTCTCGTCTGGCTTGACGGCGGTGAACGCTGGTTTCTTTTGAACTCGGGCGGGAGAAAACTGAAAAAACAGGCCGAAAATTACGCTACAAGCTCGAAGTGCGTGACTATACTAAGACGAGGCTCAGGCAGGGAACCAGTTCCCCGGACGGAGCACAAGGACTGAAGGATAAAGCGGTGAGATACCAACTCTTAATGCTTGTTGCAGGTGTCGCAATGCTCTCTCTAGGTTTCACAAATGTTACGAAACCCCAGGGAGCATCAATGGCGGAAAAGCTCTTCGCCCGAGCGACTCCCGACGATTACATGAACGAGGAAGCGTGCGGCGAGTGCCATGAGCAGATCGTTAAGAACTATCCCGCTTCGGCTCATGCGGCGCTCGTCTCCGACACCAAGGCTCCTTTGGATCGCCAAGGCTGTCAGGGGTGCCACGGTCCGGGCCGCATCCACCAGGCGGAGGAGAATGCTGAGGTCATCTCCTACACAAAGCTCAGCGTTCAGGAATCCACCGCCGCCTGTATGCGCTGTCACGAGAAGACAATGTCGCCGAGCCACTGGAAGAGTTCCGTGCATGCACGTGCAGACGTCGGATGCGTCTCATGCCATCAGATTCACACGGACACCGACAATGGCTTGGGCCACGGAGCCCTCAAGAAGGATCCGCGAGCAGCAGTGTTCATCGCGCGGACAGACCCTAAGGCGATGTTGAAGGCCGATGAAGCAACTCTGTGTGGGTCGTGCCACTCGGCGACCGTCGCTGAGTTTCGCGGAGCCTCCCATCATCCGATGCCCGAAGGCAAGATCGTGTGCAGCGATTGCCATACGCCTCACGCGTCCAAGAACTCGCGGATCAACACCGACACGGTCAAGGGCAAGTGCGTAACCTGTCACACCGAGAAGGGCGGTCCATTCATCTTCGAACACGACCCAGTCGCTGGTTTCAGCGGCAATGGATGCCAGGAGTGTCACCGACCTCACGGCACCAACAATCCGAAACTCTTGAACTCGGTCACCCGCGGTCTCTGCGCCCAATGCCACACCGACAAGATGGCAGGGCACTACCCGGGTCAGACCTGCTGGTCAGCGGGATGCCATGTTGCAACACACGGCAGCAATGCGGATCGCCGCTTCTTGAAACCGTGACGGAGTCAATCTAATGAAACAACACAGATGGCTTTCGACAGGAATGACAGCGCTCTTCGTACTGGCTGGCGCATGCGCCTTCGGTCAGACCGCAGACCCCGCTGAGACGGATCCAACCGTCGCCCCTACCGAAGAATCGACTGAAGCGAGCACACCTGAAGCGCCGGTAAGACGCCGGGAGATCACGATCGGAATCGACTCGATCAAGTTCAACGACGCGCTCCGCCGCTACGGACGCCCGCCACAGGGCCTGACGCTGCATCGACTTCGCTTCTCTTCCCCGTATGGCGAAGGGCCCGCTTACGGCAAGCTCCTGGTCACTGGGATGCCCGAGCGAGATAACGCGATCGAAGGGATGATCACCTTTAATCACGGCCACACCACGATCAAGGCTCGCCGAACTGAGTCCGGAAGTTATGTCATGGACTGGCGTGCCAAGCCCATGAGCAATCGCAAGCAAGTCGAGTATACGGTGGATCAGGTCCTGACTCAATCACTGGGGATGTTCCTCAGCTACCGATCGTTCGAGCAGTCCACCGGATACCCGGCGCCGCGGGCGACGGATCACACCCGCAACGAAGTGGTCGCCGCTGGTGTGGTGGGGCAAGTCTTGGGTGGTCAATTTGACGCCACCCTTGCCAGCCGCCGGACACGAGACGTCAACGGAGCCTTGCCCACAACGATGCAGCGCCGAGCGGACGCAACCTACTCGCGGGACTTCGGCAGCCATCTGAACTTGGAAGGGACCGTCGGCTTCTCGCGCATCGAACAGGCTGGACTCCCGGCAAGCAACGTGAAGAACGTCGGCTTCGCAGGGGTACTGGACCTCGGTCCATCGACCGGACTCCAGTTCAACCTTGGGCGCACCGACTACGATTTCAACACCAACCAAACCCCTTCGATCCGCAAGCGAACGATTTCGGGGCTCCGGCTGGTGCACATTTCCAACAAATGGTCGTTCCAGTTCGGATACCGACACCGCGAGACGGAACGAATCCGAGGGGACCGGACGTTTGTCGACGTGCCGAAGCTGAACGACTATGACGCTCGGCTGAGCGGACGCATTGGGACTGCCCGTGTCACCCTCAAGGGGTCCTGGGAAGATCTGAGAACGTCCGCGATCATGACGACCTTAGACAAGCGGCAAATGCTGTGGGACGATCGAGCGACATTCCAAGCCAAGGTGGACGGTGGTAACGAGACTTTTCTCGCTTACGGTGTGTACACCTACCGCTTCCAGCAGAACAAGCAGCGTGGCGTCGATATCAAGTGGAACAACCTGGTGCTCGGCGGCAGCTACGTGTTCAACCCTTGGGTGCAGGCTTATGCAGAAGTGTCGAACGACAGCTTCAGCGCGCGCAGCGAAGGAAGCACCGCGCTGGACTTCTTCTTCCCCAACAGCCGCACCGCGGCACTGGGGCTCAGCTGGACGAAGTCACCCGGGCTGTCAGGCTCGGCAAGTTTGAACCTTTATGAATCGGGCGACATCCGCGGGAGCCAGCTCACGCTGACGCTGCGCAAGCAGCTAAGCGCAGACCATGACTTTGAGTTCATGGTTGCTCCTTGGCGGCAAACCGACCGGCTTTACGGAATCTCGGGATACCGAACGACGATGCTATCGGCGCGGTACACGGTGAAGTTTTGATGACTGAAATGCAATCGGAGAGAAACAAAAACGAGCGGAGGACGAATATGAAGAACCGATGGTTCATTACACTCATCGCGTCCATCCCTGTTGTGGCCGCGGTTCTGGCAATCCAGAGCTGTGGTGGCGTTGGCGGACCGACCACAAATAATGGTGGCCAGGGATCGGTAAGCGCTTCGTTCTTGGCATTGCTCAGCGATGAGCAGCGCACAGCAACGTCGATTACCCCTGAAGAATGCGCTGACTGCCACGGTGGCCGTAATCCGGATGAACCGATCTATGCACACTGGAAGGAAACAGCCCACTTCGCAAAGGGTGTGACTTGCGAGAGCTGCCACGGCCCGGGAAGCGCCCACAAGGCAAACCCGACCAAGTCAAACATGCTGACCTACCCGAAGATCACTTCGCCGGTCGTATGCGGGCAGTGCCACGGTCCAATCGTGGATCAATACAACGTGTCGCAGCACAGCAAGCTTGTCTCTGACCCGGTGGAAGAGGCCATCGTGAACCCGGCGCAATACGGTCGCAACTCGCGCTGTATCGCCTGTCACAGCGGCCTGGTCCGCGCGGAGATTCTGGAGAAAGGCGAGGACCTGGGTGCCCTTTCGGATGCTGAAATCCGAGAGATCTCGGAGAACACGTTGCAGCATGTGCCACATTCGGCCACCTGCACCACTTGCCACAGCCCGCACCGACAAACTGGCAACCTCACGGACGCTGGTAAGGAAGTCCAGCTGAACAAGAAGACGTTCAACCTCGACATCACTGCGATCGATCGGGGAACGACGGCTGCCTCCTTCACGAACTACGATCACGTCTGCGGCCAGTGCCACAACGGACGTGGTACGGACCCAACCGACGCGAAGCTGACTTCCGGCACGGCTCGACCGAGCATGCACGACAGCAATCAGATGCAAATGCTGATGGGCTTCGGCGGCGTCGAAGGTTCGGGACCGGTGGAACGAAACACGGCCCACGCTCAGGCGCCCGGCCAGTGCTCCAAGTGCCACATGCCGGATTCGAGGCACACCTTTACGGTGAGCTTCGACAACGGCTGCGCGCCGTGTCACACGGCAGCAGATGCGGCGGCACGCGCCACCTCGATCAAGTCGGAAACGCTGAGCTTGCTCGTTGCCCTCCGGACCCGTATGGAGACATGGGCACAAGGCAAATTCGGCAATGCTGACTACTGGGACTACACCAGTATCATCACCGCCGACGGCGGCACCCCGCCGACTCAGTCGCAAGTGCCGATCGAAGTCAAGCGGGCACGCCACAACTACTACTTCGTCATCCGCTCCGGCGACTACGGCGTCCACAACGCCCCGTACGCTAAGCATCTCCTCTCGGTCGCGAATACCAACCTGACCTCGATAGGAGTGGCAGGAGCGCCAAGCTCGCGGCTCGGAAACGATGACAAACTGCAGATCATCGAACGCGATAAGCAGCGGGCGATGAAGGCTGAGCTCGAGTTTCCCGAGTAACCAGCCCCGGGCTGGGGTTCGAGAGAATCCCAGCCCAAGGATTTCTTTGCCGATGAACGATATCAATGCCACAAGCCTCATGGACCCACCAAGTTGGTCTCTGACTCTCGGAGTCATAGGCCGATTCTTGATTTTGGGGGCAGCCGGGTTCTTCGCCCTGGCTGGCATATCGTGGTTCGTACAACCTCGGTGGCCGAACGGCGCACGACTGGGCAAGGGTGCATTTTTTGCTGGCTGCGCTGCGCTGGCCGGTTCGTTCGTCAGCCTCGGCGTGCTCTTCGCCAATCACCGATTCGAGTATGAGTACGTCTACGGTCACTCAGATCTTGCGAACGCCTTGGCATACCGCATTGCCGGGATCTGGTCCGGCCAAGAGGGGAGTTTCTTGCTTTGGGCGACGTGCTCGGCAATCTTCGGCCTCTTCACCGTCGGTCGCACGGAGCACTACCGCCGCTGGTACACGATCGTCTTCTCCTTCTTCCTGGGAGGCATCGCCAGCATTCTCGCGTTCGAGTCTCCCTTTAACCTCAACATGGTTGGGTCGAAGCCGTTCGTCCCCGCCGATGGACTTGGACTCGCACCTTCCCTACAGAATTACTGGGTCATCATCCACCCGCCCACCATCTTCCTCGGGTTTGGATCGCTAACCTGCCTCTTCGCTCTGGCGGTCGCCGCACTCTGCACGCGAGACTACGAGCGCTGGATACCGATTGTGCGCCCCTGGGCAATCGTCGCCACCACCCTCGTGGGTGTCGGCCTGTGCATGGGCGGTTTCTGGGCGTACGAGACGCTCGGCTGGGGCGGCTTCTGGATGTGGGATCCTGTCGAGAACGTGAGCTTTGTCCCATGGTGCTTCGCGGCAGCGCTCTTGCATGGCGTACTCGTGCAGGCCACCAAGAAGAAGTGGCAGATGACAAACCTTCTGCTCGGTGCACTGCCCTTCCTCGTGTTCGTTTACGGCACCTTCCTCACCCGATCGGGATTGCTGAGCGACGCGAGCGTGCATAGCTTTGCCGAGATGGATCGCTCCGCGCTAAAACTGCTTACCATCGTCATGGGGGTCAGCACGCTCGGATTCCTCGGGCTATGGGGGGTGCGAACTTGGCAGCAACGCAAGGTCCAAGCCGAAGCAAGTGAAGCCCCTACCGGTCTCCAGCGCGAAGGGTTCTACATGGTCGGGATCACGCTCCTGCTGGTTATGGGCATCGCCACCGCCATTGGCATGAGCGTTCCGCTGGTTCAGGCTCTGCGCGGCGAGAAACCCCGAATTGTAGAGGAGGCGGTGTACCACCAGGTGCTCGTTTGGATCTTCGTACCGATCATGCTGTTGCTGGCGATCACGCCATTTGTCGCATGGCGCGGCATGCGGGCGCGCGATTTGGCCGCCCGAATGTACACGATCTTGTGCATCACCGTGGGAGTCACGGGACTGCTGCTCTTCCTGACCGTCGTCACACCGTTCGCGCGTCGCATAGAGATCGCGCCGGTCGTCACAATGCTGGGGCGCTACCAAGTGCCCGGCCTCGCGTGGTTGACCGTCTTAGTCGGAATCTGCCTCTTTGCGCTCATCGGCAATGTGTGGTGCGCGTCTGGGCTGATGAAGCGAAGCAAACTCGGTATTGCCCCATTCATGACCCACGTGGGTCTTGGGCTCTTGATGATGGGTCTGATCGTCTCCCGTGGTTTCGAACGCAAAGCCCAAACGATGGTGATGCAAGACTATCCCGGGCGACTCATGAACTACGAAGTTCGATACGCCGGGATGACGTCTAATGAGATGGACCGCAATAACAAACTCAAACTGGCGATTTACGATCCGCATAAGCAAGGTGACCCGTTGTTCATCGCCTACCCAGGGCTGTACCGGGTGCAGATGGCTGATGGCCAAGAGAACACCATGGTGTGGCCGCACATTGAGCGCAACTGGCTCATGGATACGTACGTTTCCCTCGGTCAACCGCAGAACAACGCCAGTCAAGACCTGACCTTGAAGCAAGGCGAAACAGTCCGTTTCGGCGAAATGATGCTGACCTACAAGAAAATGACCCGCCAGGGAGAGCCGGGCCAGTTAGGAACGAAGTTCGGTGCCGAAGTGACCGTCGAGAGCATGGGCCAGGTCGCGACGGTAAACCCCGAGATGGAGTTGGGGGGCGACCAGGGCATGGTCGACCACCCGGTGAAGATCGCCGACAACATGGAGCTCGTTATGGCTGGCATGGACGCAGCCGACAAATCCGTCCGGCTACGCATCCAGCTCACCACCCCGCTCTATCCGGTCGAGATCTACCACAAGCCGTTGACCAGCCTCGTCTGGCTTGGGACTGGGGTCATGACCCTTGGTGGCTTCCTTTCCGCTTTTTACAGACGCGCCCGCAGGCCCGTAACCGCCCCGGAGTCGCCTCAGGTCGCTCCGCTTGGAGCAAAGCCGAAGCGGGCACCCGCAATGCTAGGAGATAAACCATGAAACGACTACTCTACTCTTGTGCCGTTGTAGGCCTGTTTGCATCTGCAATGGCCATGACCACCTTCAACAAGGTATTCCACGACAAGTACGACATCAAGCCCACTTCGAACATTGGAAAGGCCGACTGCGCCGCATGCCATGTAAAGAAGAAAGGCGGAGCACTGAACCCCTACGGCAAGGACATCGCCGCTGCGATGAAGGCCGCGGGAAGCAAGAAGCTGACGCCGGCCATCTTGTCGAAGGTTGAAGGCTTGGATTCGGACAAGGACGGCAAGTCCAACATCGCTGAGATTAAGGCTGACAGCCTCCCAGGAGGCTAGCACCGGCGCAGCAAGGTCTCAAGAATTGCATCGCTGCTACTTTAAGGAATTGACATCATGAAACTCGGAGTACTCGTCTCGATCGTCGTTGGCCTCGCCGCAGCCGGTGGTCTCACCACCGTGTTCGTGAGCAATTCATCGCCATATGTGACGATTCAGGACGCTTCTGGGCACCCTCAGCGCGTACACGTCGTGGGCAAAATCGTCCCCGACACACTGAAGCGCAATACTTTGGCAGGCGAAGTCCGGTTCAATCTCAAAGACGAGACCGGCGCTATGGCCGTGAAGTACGTGGGTCCGCCTCAGCCCAACCTCGAATCCGCGACCCAAGTGGTCGTGGTTGGCAAGCTAGACGAGGGTGTGTTCCACGCCGACCAGATGCTGGTGAAGTGTCCCTCGAAGTACGAAAGCGAAGCGAAGACCAGCTAAGCCGCTCTCGGCGGCCACGCACAAAGAGGTCCGCAAGACGAACAGTCTTGCGGGCCTTTACTTTTTCTCGTCGAGCTCGCGCT encodes the following:
- a CDS encoding cytochrome c3 family protein, which translates into the protein MKNRWFITLIASIPVVAAVLAIQSCGGVGGPTTNNGGQGSVSASFLALLSDEQRTATSITPEECADCHGGRNPDEPIYAHWKETAHFAKGVTCESCHGPGSAHKANPTKSNMLTYPKITSPVVCGQCHGPIVDQYNVSQHSKLVSDPVEEAIVNPAQYGRNSRCIACHSGLVRAEILEKGEDLGALSDAEIREISENTLQHVPHSATCTTCHSPHRQTGNLTDAGKEVQLNKKTFNLDITAIDRGTTAASFTNYDHVCGQCHNGRGTDPTDAKLTSGTARPSMHDSNQMQMLMGFGGVEGSGPVERNTAHAQAPGQCSKCHMPDSRHTFTVSFDNGCAPCHTAADAAARATSIKSETLSLLVALRTRMETWAQGKFGNADYWDYTSIITADGGTPPTQSQVPIEVKRARHNYYFVIRSGDYGVHNAPYAKHLLSVANTNLTSIGVAGAPSSRLGNDDKLQIIERDKQRAMKAELEFPE
- the ccsA gene encoding cytochrome c biogenesis protein CcsA, which translates into the protein MNDINATSLMDPPSWSLTLGVIGRFLILGAAGFFALAGISWFVQPRWPNGARLGKGAFFAGCAALAGSFVSLGVLFANHRFEYEYVYGHSDLANALAYRIAGIWSGQEGSFLLWATCSAIFGLFTVGRTEHYRRWYTIVFSFFLGGIASILAFESPFNLNMVGSKPFVPADGLGLAPSLQNYWVIIHPPTIFLGFGSLTCLFALAVAALCTRDYERWIPIVRPWAIVATTLVGVGLCMGGFWAYETLGWGGFWMWDPVENVSFVPWCFAAALLHGVLVQATKKKWQMTNLLLGALPFLVFVYGTFLTRSGLLSDASVHSFAEMDRSALKLLTIVMGVSTLGFLGLWGVRTWQQRKVQAEASEAPTGLQREGFYMVGITLLLVMGIATAIGMSVPLVQALRGEKPRIVEEAVYHQVLVWIFVPIMLLLAITPFVAWRGMRARDLAARMYTILCITVGVTGLLLFLTVVTPFARRIEIAPVVTMLGRYQVPGLAWLTVLVGICLFALIGNVWCASGLMKRSKLGIAPFMTHVGLGLLMMGLIVSRGFERKAQTMVMQDYPGRLMNYEVRYAGMTSNEMDRNNKLKLAIYDPHKQGDPLFIAYPGLYRVQMADGQENTMVWPHIERNWLMDTYVSLGQPQNNASQDLTLKQGETVRFGEMMLTYKKMTRQGEPGQLGTKFGAEVTVESMGQVATVNPEMELGGDQGMVDHPVKIADNMELVMAGMDAADKSVRLRIQLTTPLYPVEIYHKPLTSLVWLGTGVMTLGGFLSAFYRRARRPVTAPESPQVAPLGAKPKRAPAMLGDKP
- a CDS encoding cytochrome c maturation protein CcmE, with amino-acid sequence MKLGVLVSIVVGLAAAGGLTTVFVSNSSPYVTIQDASGHPQRVHVVGKIVPDTLKRNTLAGEVRFNLKDETGAMAVKYVGPPQPNLESATQVVVVGKLDEGVFHADQMLVKCPSKYESEAKTS